TCTCTTGTGTTTGGCGCTCACAAATCGATCGAGCCGACGTGCACAGTCAGAGCCGCTATCGACAGGTCTAATAGTTTGTCGATCGCCGACACTAAAAATATTGATGACCTTGCCACTTTTGAAGTTGTTTGTTTGTAGTCACTGCAGGTCATATATTTAATGCGGTTTTTGGAGTTCCATGTTTGAGTTGCAAGTTGTCCGTATGCATTTAATGTGTTGTCAGGCCTCTGAATCGTTTTAAAGCCCCGCGTGGATCGTTTGTGTCCGGCAGTGGCGGGTTCATGCCTATTTTTAATTTTTTAGTGGATGCTCACAATGATTTTCAAATGGCTGTACCTGTTTTGCGGGACGTTCTTTATATCGGCCCTGACCATGGCCCCTGTACAAGCAGCGGGTATGATTCCGGAAACGTCCGTCGTTATTCTCGATGAGGCCGATGGCGAAACCAGCATCAACCTCAAGAACTCCGACAGTCCCCCGGCATTACTTTACAGCCACATTCTGCCCATCGAAGGCGATGATGAAAATCTTATCGTATTGACCCCACCCGTCACTCGGGTCGAAGCGGGCGAAACCCAGGCTATTCGATTTCTTTTACAAACCTCCGAGCCGCTGAAAGTCCAGCGCCTGCGTCGGGTGATTTTCGAAGGTATCCCGCCCAAGGATAAATCTGCCGGGATGCGGGTGAGCATGAACGTTCGCCAGAACCTGCCCGTGATCATCAACCCCAAGGGCCTGGCCAAGGACAAAGAGCCTTGGCGTCGACTCCAGTGGTCAGTGCAAAACGGCAAGTTGCAAGTGGCCAACCCGGATGCCTACGTGGTGCGACTTGATCAGGCCGTCAAACTGAACCCGGCCAACACGTTGGTGCAATTGCCGCGGGCCTACGTGTTGCCCGGTGAGGTCATCACGCTGGATGTGCCCGCTGCCACCCTCGCCACTCTGACCGATGCGACCCTGTCACCCGCGACGGTCTACGGCTACTCGGTCGACCAGTACACCGCACCGATCGAACGCTGATTTTTCAAGCAATGACGCCAGGGAGCTCAGCCGATGGCGCCTTCACTATTCTGAGTTCATTTATGACTAGCGCCCACATCTGGCGAGTTTGCCCTGTGCTTATGGGGGTGATGCTCTTCACCGAACAAATCCACGCCGCAGCGTCACAAAGCTTGCCGGTATCCGGCCCTGATGTCGCGACCGAATCGGTTGAGTTTGACCTGGATATGCTCAAGGGACGCAACATCGATCCTAAAGCAGCCAGCTATTTTGCCGATGCGCCACGCTTTTCCGAAGGCGCGCACGCCGTGAGCCTGTCCGTGAACGGTGGCTCCAGGGGCCGTGCCATTGCGACCTTTGATAAAGAGGGGCAATTGCTCTTTACCACGGCGCTGCTCGACGCTGCACAGTTGCTCAACCCGGGGCAGGCTGAAAAAAAACCTGAAGACATCAACGCCCGCTTTCTTGCTACCTACCCAATGACCCAGGTACAGCTCAAACCGGGCAAGGGCGAAGTCGGGTTAGTTGTACCGACCGACGCGCTTCGTGCGCCTGACTCCGACATTGGTTCGTTTGCCGAAGGCGGCACTGCGGCCCTGCTCAATTACAGCCTGCTGGGCATGAACAGCGTGTTCAGTAACAGTCGCAGCGAATTTCGCTCTCTGGATACGGTCGCGGGCTTCAATATAGGTGACTGGCTCGTGCGCAGTCGGCAAAGTTACACCGCGTACGATGGCAACAGTCGTACGGAACACTTGTACACCTATGGTCAAAAAACCTTCACCAGCCTCAAGTCGACCTTCCAGGGCGGCCAGATCAATATCGCCAACTCATTGTTTTCCGGCGATGCCATTACGGGCGTCCAGATTGTGCCTGAAGACGGTTTACGCGCCGGGGCACGCAACAGCGGGGCCGTGGCGGAGGGTGTGGCCAATTCAACGGCGCGGGTCGAGGTGCGGCAAAACGGTGCGCTGATTCAATCGTCGGTGGTGCCACCAGGCCCCTTTACCCTGACCAACCTGCCTTTGCTCAGCACCAGCACTGACCTGGATGTCACTATCATTGAAGCCGACGGCTCGCGCCGCATGTTCAGCATCCCCGCGGCCAGCTTTGGCGGTGGTGTGCAAGGTGCAGCGCCCGGTTACTCCTTTGCCGCCGGCCAATATCGGCCCTTGGGCAGTGATCGCAGCAGCGCGAAGCCCAATGTCGTGACCGGCAGTGGTACCTGGGCCTTGAACCGTCACACCACCGCTACCGCCGGTTTGATGGCTGCCGACGGTTATCAGGCTGCTGGATGGGCCACCCATCATGGGCTCACACCCACAACCAGCCTTGGCCTGCGCCAAGTGGTTTCCAATGCTACCGATGAAAGCCGCAAGGGCACCCAAGTGAGTGCCTCCCTGAGCACCCAGGCCACGCAGAAGCTGTCCCTGGGGCTGAGCGCCACGCACCAGACCGAAGGCTATCGAGATCTAGCGGATACCACGTACCGTCAGCAAGATGCGCAATGGTATCAAACGCGCTACCGCGATCAATTCACCACATCGGCTAGCTGGTCGGACGAGACGCTGGGCGGCTTTCGGCTTTCCCATAGTTACTCGAGCCAGTTTGATAATCAGTCTACCCAGCGTCTGCTGGGCTCCTGGTCGAAGAACTTCAAGCATGCCACGGTCTCGTTGAACGTTGAGAAAAGCCTGGGCGAAACCGGCCCTTATGGTCATGGAAATGCCGCCTACTTGTCGGTCACGATGCCGTTGGGCAAGGGATCCCTCAGAACTTACGTCAACAACGACGAGCGAGGTACGCGCACGGGTGCCTCCTATAGCCAGCAGATCAACGATACCTTTGGGTATCGTATGCAGGGCGAGCG
This genomic stretch from Pseudomonas deceptionensis harbors:
- a CDS encoding fimbria/pilus chaperone family protein: MIFKWLYLFCGTFFISALTMAPVQAAGMIPETSVVILDEADGETSINLKNSDSPPALLYSHILPIEGDDENLIVLTPPVTRVEAGETQAIRFLLQTSEPLKVQRLRRVIFEGIPPKDKSAGMRVSMNVRQNLPVIINPKGLAKDKEPWRRLQWSVQNGKLQVANPDAYVVRLDQAVKLNPANTLVQLPRAYVLPGEVITLDVPAATLATLTDATLSPATVYGYSVDQYTAPIER
- a CDS encoding fimbria/pilus outer membrane usher protein produces the protein MTSAHIWRVCPVLMGVMLFTEQIHAAASQSLPVSGPDVATESVEFDLDMLKGRNIDPKAASYFADAPRFSEGAHAVSLSVNGGSRGRAIATFDKEGQLLFTTALLDAAQLLNPGQAEKKPEDINARFLATYPMTQVQLKPGKGEVGLVVPTDALRAPDSDIGSFAEGGTAALLNYSLLGMNSVFSNSRSEFRSLDTVAGFNIGDWLVRSRQSYTAYDGNSRTEHLYTYGQKTFTSLKSTFQGGQINIANSLFSGDAITGVQIVPEDGLRAGARNSGAVAEGVANSTARVEVRQNGALIQSSVVPPGPFTLTNLPLLSTSTDLDVTIIEADGSRRMFSIPAASFGGGVQGAAPGYSFAAGQYRPLGSDRSSAKPNVVTGSGTWALNRHTTATAGLMAADGYQAAGWATHHGLTPTTSLGLRQVVSNATDESRKGTQVSASLSTQATQKLSLGLSATHQTEGYRDLADTTYRQQDAQWYQTRYRDQFTTSASWSDETLGGFRLSHSYSSQFDNQSTQRLLGSWSKNFKHATVSLNVEKSLGETGPYGHGNAAYLSVTMPLGKGSLRTYVNNDERGTRTGASYSQQINDTFGYRMQGERDSVNRETDLSVSTNLLPRYTQANLGYSRSGKDSTSYNASLTGGVVAHNEGITFSPYEVNDTYSILSVGDVSGVKVTTPQGPVWTDAWGKAVAPGMQAYQNNRMEIVAKSLPRNVDIVNGYKELKVGRGSVTNVDFGVVASRRILLNATYADGRPLDKGLAVSSSNQYVTTVVDKGQVFLPTVEPGARLTVALPADKTCVLDFTLAPKADTEAFFETVNAVCNNVQEQAL